One genomic window of Quercus robur chromosome 6, dhQueRobu3.1, whole genome shotgun sequence includes the following:
- the LOC126733228 gene encoding probable inactive receptor kinase At5g10020 isoform X1, with translation MNLSLTLLLLLTLSLPPLLHSASNSELRSLLEFKKGIQLDPHGVVSSWDTAAVATLDANDCPSAWRGVSCEGGDGADSGNVTAIVLEGLALAGELKFHALTELKALRNLSLAGNNFTGRVEPVLGTITTLQYLDLSSNSFYGPIPARINDLWGLNYLNFSQNNFSSGFPSGIQNLQQLKTLDMHGNGLWGDIAELLLELKNVEYVDLSFNEFFGSISTNSSVITSLANTVRHLDLSHNNLSGGFLASDSVQLFRNLEVLDLGDNQITGELPSLSSMPRLRILRLGRNQFSGSIQEELLESSVALEELDLSGNRFTGSLLGINSTSLNFLNLSTNMISGDISIMQNWSSELQVLDLSSNKLSGTLPSGLGIYSTLSSVDLSLNELSGSIPSSFFTSLTLTSLNLSGNNFSGPIPLQGSHASELLVQTTNLRIEYLDLSANYFTGVLPSDIGNIPSLRLLNLARNNFSGQLPIELSKLTSLEYLDLSVNKFMGNIPDNLPSSLKVFNVSDNDLSGNIPENLKHFPQSSFAGNKDLNLGKGVPDHLSGQKKHEKSKGNIRLAIILASVGAAVMIVFVLVAYHKAHIKEFHGRSGFNDQNTGRDVKLGRFTRPSLFNFHRNVEPRPTSMSFSNDHLLTSNPRSLPGQTEFLTETVEHVLPEGVSATSATVNSNVLDHNPATSGRRSSPGSPLSSSPRFIEGSEQPVMLDVYSPDRFAGELFFLDTSLAFTAEDLSRAPAEVLGRSSHGTLYKATLDNGHMLTVKWLRVGLVKHKKELAREVKRIGSIRHPHIVPLRAYYWGPREQERLLLADYVRGDSLALHLYETTPRRYSPLSFSQRLKVATEIANCLLYLHDRGLPHGNLKPTNILLEGPDYTARLTDYGLHRLMTAAGIAEQILNLGALGYCAPELATAVKPVPSFKADVYALGVILMELLTRRSAGDIISGQSGAVDLTDWVRLCDQEGRRMDCIDRDIAGGEEPSNAMDELLGVSLRCILPVNERPNIRQIFDELCSISI, from the exons ATGAATCTCTCACTcacacttcttcttcttctcactcTTTCTCTACCTCCACTACTTCACTCCGCCTCCAACTCGGAGCTCCGATCCTTACTCGAATTCAAGAAAGGGATCCAGCTTGACCCCCACGGTGTCGTTTCGTCTTGGGACACGGCTGCCGTCGCAACGTTGGACGCCAATGACTGTCCCTCAGCCTGGCGCGGCGTCTCCTGCGAAGGCGGCGACGGCGCAGACTCCGGCAATGTCACCGCTATCGTCCTCGAAGGTCTCGCACTCGCCGGCGAGTTGAAGTTTCACGCCCTCACTGAACTCAAAGCGCTCAGAAACCTCAGCCTCGCCGGAAACAACTTCACCGGCCGGGTCGAGCCGGTTCTCGGCACGATCACTACTTTGCAGTATTTGGATCTATCCAGTAACAGCTTCTACGGCCCGATCCCGGCCCGGATTAACGATCTCTGGGGATTGAATTACTTGAATTTCTCTCAAAACAACTTCTCCAGTGGGTTTCCGAGCGGAATCCAGAACTTACAGCAATTGAAAACGTTGGATATGCACGGAAATGGTCTATGGGGCGACATTGCCGAATTGTTATTGGAGTTGAAGAATGTGGAGTACGTGGATTTGAGTTTCAACGAGTTTTTCGGTTCGATTTCAACGAATTCCAGTGTTATTACCAGCTTAGCCAATACAGTTCGTCACTTGGACTTGAGCCACAACAACTTGAGCGGTGGGTTTTTAGCGAGTGACTCAGTACAATTGTTTCGGAACTTGGAGGTTTTGGATTTAGGAGATAATCAGATTACTGGAGAGCTTCCTTCATTGAGTTCGATGCCAAGATTGCGGATTTTGAGGTTGGGAAGGAACCAATTTTCTGGGTCGATACAAGAGGAGTTGTTAGAGAGTTCTGTGGCATTGGAGGAATTGGATCTCAGTGGCAATAGGTTTACAG GTTCACTTCTTGGAATTAACTCcacaagtttgaattttttgaatctttCGACAAATATGATCTCCGGTGACATATCAATTATGCAAAATTGGAGTTCTGAACTACAGGTTCTTGATTTGAGTTCAAACAAACTGTCAGGAACCTTGCCTTCAGGTCTGGGGATCTATTCTACTTTGTCCTCAGTTGACCTCAGTTTAAATGAACTTAGTGGGTCGATTCCTAGTAGTTTCTTCACGTCATTGACCTTGACAAGCTTGAATCTTTCAGGAAATAATTTTTCGGGTCCAATTCCTCTTCAAGGTTCACatgcaagtgaattattagttCAAACAACAAATCTGCGGATAGAGTATCTTGATCTCTCTGCTAATTATTTTACAGGTGTCTTGCCTTCAGACATAGGAAACATCCCCAGTCTCAGATTACTGAATCTAGCAAGGAATAACTTTTCAGGACAGCTACCTATTGAATTGAGTAAACTCACTAGCCTGGAGTACCTTGATCTATCTGTCAACAAATTTATGGGTAATATCCCTGATAACCTTCCATCCAGCCTTAAAGTATTTAATGTGTCAGACAATGATCTATCAGGCAACATTccagaaaatttaaaacattttcctCAATCTTCATTTGCTGGAAATAAGGATCTCAACTTAGGCAAAGGTGTGCCAGATCACCTTTCTGGTCAAAAGAAACATGAGAAGTCCAAAGGGAATATTAGGTTAGCAATCATTCTTGCCTCTGTTGGTGCTGCTGTGatgattgtttttgttttagtgGCTTATCACAAAGCACATATTAAAGAATTTCATGGAAGAAGTGGATTTAATGATCAAAATACAGGGAGAGATGTTAAGTTAGGAAGGTTTACTCGGCCTTCCCTCTTCAATTTTCACAGAAATGTTGAGCCCCGGCCAACTTCCATGAGCTTTTCAAATGATCACTTGCTGACTTCAAATCCAAGGTCATTACCTGGGCAGACAGAGTTCCTGACTGAAACAGTTGAGCATGTTTTACCTGAGGGAGTATCAGCTACTTCAGCAACTGTGAATTCGAATGTGCTAGATCATAATCCTGCCACATCTGGAAGGAGATCCTCCCCAGGTTCGCCATTATCTTCCTCACCACGTTTTATAGAGGGGTCTGAACAACCTGTGATGTTGGATGTCTACTCACCAGATAGATTTGCTGGAGAATTGTTCTTCTTGGATACTTCACTTGCATTCACTGCTGAGGACTTATCTCGTGCTCCGGCAGAAGTACTTGGCAGAAGCAGCCATGGTACCCTGTACAAAGCTACTCTAGATAATGGACATATGTTGACTGTGAAGTGGTTACGGGTGGGACTGGTCAAGCATAAGAAAGAATTAGCTAGAGAAGTTAAAAGGATTGGCTCTATAAGGCATCCACACATTGTTCCATTACGAGCATATTATTGGGGGCCCAGAGAACAAGAGAGGCTTCTTTTAGCAGATTATGTGCGGGGAGATAGCTTAGCCCTACATCTTTATG AAACCACACCTCGGAGATACTCCCCATTATCTTTCAGTCAAAGACTAAAAGTTGCCACTGAAATTGCAAACTGCCTGTTATACCTTCATGATAGAGGCCTGCCTCATGGAAACCTCAAGCCAACAAATATACTCTTGGAAGGCCCTGATTACACTGCTCGCCTTACTGATTATGGTCTCCACCGCCTGATGACGGCAGCTGGCATTGCAGAGCAAATATTAAATCTGGGAGCGCTTGGATACTGTGCTCCAGAACTTGCTACTGCAGTTAAGCCAGTCCCATCATTCAAGGCCGATGTGTATGCACTTGGGGTGATTCTAATGGAATTGTTAACCAGGAGAAGTGCGGGTGACATAATATCGGGTCAGTCGGGGGCTGTTGACCTTACAGATTGGGTTCGATTATGTGATCAGGAAGGACGGAGAATGGACTGTATTGACAGAGACATTGCAGGTGGGGAAGAACCCTCCAACGCAATGGATGAATTGCTTGGAGTATCACTTCGGTGTATTCTCCCCGTAAATGAGAGGCCTAACATCAGACAAATCTTTGACGAGCTCTGTTCTATATCTATCTGA
- the LOC126733228 gene encoding probable inactive receptor kinase At5g10020 isoform X2, with the protein MNLSLTLLLLLTLSLPPLLHSASNSELRSLLEFKKGIQLDPHGVVSSWDTAAVATLDANDCPSAWRGVSCEGGDGADSGNVTAIVLEGLALAGELKFHALTELKALRNLSLAGNNFTGRVEPVLGTITTLQYLDLSSNSFYGPIPARINDLWGLNYLNFSQNNFSSGFPSGIQNLQQLKTLDMHGNGLWGDIAELLLELKNVEYVDLSFNEFFGSISTNSSVITSLANTVRHLDLSHNNLSGGFLASDSVQLFRNLEVLDLGDNQITGELPSLSSMPRLRILRLGRNQFSGSIQEELLESSVALEELDLSGNRFTGSLLGINSTSLNFLNLSTNMISGDISIMQNWSSELQVLDLSSNKLSGTLPSGNNFSGPIPLQGSHASELLVQTTNLRIEYLDLSANYFTGVLPSDIGNIPSLRLLNLARNNFSGQLPIELSKLTSLEYLDLSVNKFMGNIPDNLPSSLKVFNVSDNDLSGNIPENLKHFPQSSFAGNKDLNLGKGVPDHLSGQKKHEKSKGNIRLAIILASVGAAVMIVFVLVAYHKAHIKEFHGRSGFNDQNTGRDVKLGRFTRPSLFNFHRNVEPRPTSMSFSNDHLLTSNPRSLPGQTEFLTETVEHVLPEGVSATSATVNSNVLDHNPATSGRRSSPGSPLSSSPRFIEGSEQPVMLDVYSPDRFAGELFFLDTSLAFTAEDLSRAPAEVLGRSSHGTLYKATLDNGHMLTVKWLRVGLVKHKKELAREVKRIGSIRHPHIVPLRAYYWGPREQERLLLADYVRGDSLALHLYETTPRRYSPLSFSQRLKVATEIANCLLYLHDRGLPHGNLKPTNILLEGPDYTARLTDYGLHRLMTAAGIAEQILNLGALGYCAPELATAVKPVPSFKADVYALGVILMELLTRRSAGDIISGQSGAVDLTDWVRLCDQEGRRMDCIDRDIAGGEEPSNAMDELLGVSLRCILPVNERPNIRQIFDELCSISI; encoded by the exons ATGAATCTCTCACTcacacttcttcttcttctcactcTTTCTCTACCTCCACTACTTCACTCCGCCTCCAACTCGGAGCTCCGATCCTTACTCGAATTCAAGAAAGGGATCCAGCTTGACCCCCACGGTGTCGTTTCGTCTTGGGACACGGCTGCCGTCGCAACGTTGGACGCCAATGACTGTCCCTCAGCCTGGCGCGGCGTCTCCTGCGAAGGCGGCGACGGCGCAGACTCCGGCAATGTCACCGCTATCGTCCTCGAAGGTCTCGCACTCGCCGGCGAGTTGAAGTTTCACGCCCTCACTGAACTCAAAGCGCTCAGAAACCTCAGCCTCGCCGGAAACAACTTCACCGGCCGGGTCGAGCCGGTTCTCGGCACGATCACTACTTTGCAGTATTTGGATCTATCCAGTAACAGCTTCTACGGCCCGATCCCGGCCCGGATTAACGATCTCTGGGGATTGAATTACTTGAATTTCTCTCAAAACAACTTCTCCAGTGGGTTTCCGAGCGGAATCCAGAACTTACAGCAATTGAAAACGTTGGATATGCACGGAAATGGTCTATGGGGCGACATTGCCGAATTGTTATTGGAGTTGAAGAATGTGGAGTACGTGGATTTGAGTTTCAACGAGTTTTTCGGTTCGATTTCAACGAATTCCAGTGTTATTACCAGCTTAGCCAATACAGTTCGTCACTTGGACTTGAGCCACAACAACTTGAGCGGTGGGTTTTTAGCGAGTGACTCAGTACAATTGTTTCGGAACTTGGAGGTTTTGGATTTAGGAGATAATCAGATTACTGGAGAGCTTCCTTCATTGAGTTCGATGCCAAGATTGCGGATTTTGAGGTTGGGAAGGAACCAATTTTCTGGGTCGATACAAGAGGAGTTGTTAGAGAGTTCTGTGGCATTGGAGGAATTGGATCTCAGTGGCAATAGGTTTACAG GTTCACTTCTTGGAATTAACTCcacaagtttgaattttttgaatctttCGACAAATATGATCTCCGGTGACATATCAATTATGCAAAATTGGAGTTCTGAACTACAGGTTCTTGATTTGAGTTCAAACAAACTGTCAGGAACCTTGCCTTCAG GAAATAATTTTTCGGGTCCAATTCCTCTTCAAGGTTCACatgcaagtgaattattagttCAAACAACAAATCTGCGGATAGAGTATCTTGATCTCTCTGCTAATTATTTTACAGGTGTCTTGCCTTCAGACATAGGAAACATCCCCAGTCTCAGATTACTGAATCTAGCAAGGAATAACTTTTCAGGACAGCTACCTATTGAATTGAGTAAACTCACTAGCCTGGAGTACCTTGATCTATCTGTCAACAAATTTATGGGTAATATCCCTGATAACCTTCCATCCAGCCTTAAAGTATTTAATGTGTCAGACAATGATCTATCAGGCAACATTccagaaaatttaaaacattttcctCAATCTTCATTTGCTGGAAATAAGGATCTCAACTTAGGCAAAGGTGTGCCAGATCACCTTTCTGGTCAAAAGAAACATGAGAAGTCCAAAGGGAATATTAGGTTAGCAATCATTCTTGCCTCTGTTGGTGCTGCTGTGatgattgtttttgttttagtgGCTTATCACAAAGCACATATTAAAGAATTTCATGGAAGAAGTGGATTTAATGATCAAAATACAGGGAGAGATGTTAAGTTAGGAAGGTTTACTCGGCCTTCCCTCTTCAATTTTCACAGAAATGTTGAGCCCCGGCCAACTTCCATGAGCTTTTCAAATGATCACTTGCTGACTTCAAATCCAAGGTCATTACCTGGGCAGACAGAGTTCCTGACTGAAACAGTTGAGCATGTTTTACCTGAGGGAGTATCAGCTACTTCAGCAACTGTGAATTCGAATGTGCTAGATCATAATCCTGCCACATCTGGAAGGAGATCCTCCCCAGGTTCGCCATTATCTTCCTCACCACGTTTTATAGAGGGGTCTGAACAACCTGTGATGTTGGATGTCTACTCACCAGATAGATTTGCTGGAGAATTGTTCTTCTTGGATACTTCACTTGCATTCACTGCTGAGGACTTATCTCGTGCTCCGGCAGAAGTACTTGGCAGAAGCAGCCATGGTACCCTGTACAAAGCTACTCTAGATAATGGACATATGTTGACTGTGAAGTGGTTACGGGTGGGACTGGTCAAGCATAAGAAAGAATTAGCTAGAGAAGTTAAAAGGATTGGCTCTATAAGGCATCCACACATTGTTCCATTACGAGCATATTATTGGGGGCCCAGAGAACAAGAGAGGCTTCTTTTAGCAGATTATGTGCGGGGAGATAGCTTAGCCCTACATCTTTATG AAACCACACCTCGGAGATACTCCCCATTATCTTTCAGTCAAAGACTAAAAGTTGCCACTGAAATTGCAAACTGCCTGTTATACCTTCATGATAGAGGCCTGCCTCATGGAAACCTCAAGCCAACAAATATACTCTTGGAAGGCCCTGATTACACTGCTCGCCTTACTGATTATGGTCTCCACCGCCTGATGACGGCAGCTGGCATTGCAGAGCAAATATTAAATCTGGGAGCGCTTGGATACTGTGCTCCAGAACTTGCTACTGCAGTTAAGCCAGTCCCATCATTCAAGGCCGATGTGTATGCACTTGGGGTGATTCTAATGGAATTGTTAACCAGGAGAAGTGCGGGTGACATAATATCGGGTCAGTCGGGGGCTGTTGACCTTACAGATTGGGTTCGATTATGTGATCAGGAAGGACGGAGAATGGACTGTATTGACAGAGACATTGCAGGTGGGGAAGAACCCTCCAACGCAATGGATGAATTGCTTGGAGTATCACTTCGGTGTATTCTCCCCGTAAATGAGAGGCCTAACATCAGACAAATCTTTGACGAGCTCTGTTCTATATCTATCTGA
- the LOC126733228 gene encoding probable inactive receptor kinase At5g10020 isoform X5 → MNLSLTLLLLLTLSLPPLLHSASNSELRSLLEFKKGIQLDPHGVVSSWDTAAVATLDANDCPSAWRGVSCEGGDGADSGNVTAIVLEGLALAGELKFHALTELKALRNLSLAGNNFTGRVEPVLGTITTLQYLDLSSNSFYGPIPARINDLWGLNYLNFSQNNFSSGFPSGIQNLQQLKTLDMHGNGLWGDIAELLLELKNVEYVDLSFNEFFGSISTNSSVITSLANTVRHLDLSHNNLSGGFLASDSVQLFRNLEVLDLGDNQITGELPSLSSMPRLRILRLGRNQFSGSIQEELLESSVALEELDLSGNRFTGSLLGINSTSLNFLNLSTNMISGDISIMQNWSSELQVLDLSSNKLSGTLPSGLGIYSTLSSVDLSLNELSGSIPSSFFTSLTLTSLNLSGNNFSGPIPLQGSHASELLVQTTNLRIEYLDLSANYFTGVLPSDIGNIPSLRLLNLARNNFSGQLPIELSKLTSLEYLDLSVNKFMGNIPDNLPSSLKVFNVSDNDLSGNIPENLKHFPQSSFAGNKDLNLGKGVPDHLSGQKKHEKSKGNIRLAIILASVGAAVMIVFVLVAYHKAHIKEFHGRSGFNDQNTGRDVKLGRFTRPSLFNFHRNVEPRPTSMSFSNDHLLTSNPRSLPGQTEFLTETVEHVLPEGVSATSATVNSNVLDHNPATSGRRSSPGSPLSSSPRFIEGSEQPVMLDVYSPDRFAGELFFLDTSLAFTAEDLSRAPAEVLGRSSHGTLYKATLDNGHMLTVKWLRVGLVKHKKELAREVKRIGSIRHPHIVPLRAYYWGPREQERLLLADYVRGDSLALHLYG, encoded by the exons ATGAATCTCTCACTcacacttcttcttcttctcactcTTTCTCTACCTCCACTACTTCACTCCGCCTCCAACTCGGAGCTCCGATCCTTACTCGAATTCAAGAAAGGGATCCAGCTTGACCCCCACGGTGTCGTTTCGTCTTGGGACACGGCTGCCGTCGCAACGTTGGACGCCAATGACTGTCCCTCAGCCTGGCGCGGCGTCTCCTGCGAAGGCGGCGACGGCGCAGACTCCGGCAATGTCACCGCTATCGTCCTCGAAGGTCTCGCACTCGCCGGCGAGTTGAAGTTTCACGCCCTCACTGAACTCAAAGCGCTCAGAAACCTCAGCCTCGCCGGAAACAACTTCACCGGCCGGGTCGAGCCGGTTCTCGGCACGATCACTACTTTGCAGTATTTGGATCTATCCAGTAACAGCTTCTACGGCCCGATCCCGGCCCGGATTAACGATCTCTGGGGATTGAATTACTTGAATTTCTCTCAAAACAACTTCTCCAGTGGGTTTCCGAGCGGAATCCAGAACTTACAGCAATTGAAAACGTTGGATATGCACGGAAATGGTCTATGGGGCGACATTGCCGAATTGTTATTGGAGTTGAAGAATGTGGAGTACGTGGATTTGAGTTTCAACGAGTTTTTCGGTTCGATTTCAACGAATTCCAGTGTTATTACCAGCTTAGCCAATACAGTTCGTCACTTGGACTTGAGCCACAACAACTTGAGCGGTGGGTTTTTAGCGAGTGACTCAGTACAATTGTTTCGGAACTTGGAGGTTTTGGATTTAGGAGATAATCAGATTACTGGAGAGCTTCCTTCATTGAGTTCGATGCCAAGATTGCGGATTTTGAGGTTGGGAAGGAACCAATTTTCTGGGTCGATACAAGAGGAGTTGTTAGAGAGTTCTGTGGCATTGGAGGAATTGGATCTCAGTGGCAATAGGTTTACAG GTTCACTTCTTGGAATTAACTCcacaagtttgaattttttgaatctttCGACAAATATGATCTCCGGTGACATATCAATTATGCAAAATTGGAGTTCTGAACTACAGGTTCTTGATTTGAGTTCAAACAAACTGTCAGGAACCTTGCCTTCAGGTCTGGGGATCTATTCTACTTTGTCCTCAGTTGACCTCAGTTTAAATGAACTTAGTGGGTCGATTCCTAGTAGTTTCTTCACGTCATTGACCTTGACAAGCTTGAATCTTTCAGGAAATAATTTTTCGGGTCCAATTCCTCTTCAAGGTTCACatgcaagtgaattattagttCAAACAACAAATCTGCGGATAGAGTATCTTGATCTCTCTGCTAATTATTTTACAGGTGTCTTGCCTTCAGACATAGGAAACATCCCCAGTCTCAGATTACTGAATCTAGCAAGGAATAACTTTTCAGGACAGCTACCTATTGAATTGAGTAAACTCACTAGCCTGGAGTACCTTGATCTATCTGTCAACAAATTTATGGGTAATATCCCTGATAACCTTCCATCCAGCCTTAAAGTATTTAATGTGTCAGACAATGATCTATCAGGCAACATTccagaaaatttaaaacattttcctCAATCTTCATTTGCTGGAAATAAGGATCTCAACTTAGGCAAAGGTGTGCCAGATCACCTTTCTGGTCAAAAGAAACATGAGAAGTCCAAAGGGAATATTAGGTTAGCAATCATTCTTGCCTCTGTTGGTGCTGCTGTGatgattgtttttgttttagtgGCTTATCACAAAGCACATATTAAAGAATTTCATGGAAGAAGTGGATTTAATGATCAAAATACAGGGAGAGATGTTAAGTTAGGAAGGTTTACTCGGCCTTCCCTCTTCAATTTTCACAGAAATGTTGAGCCCCGGCCAACTTCCATGAGCTTTTCAAATGATCACTTGCTGACTTCAAATCCAAGGTCATTACCTGGGCAGACAGAGTTCCTGACTGAAACAGTTGAGCATGTTTTACCTGAGGGAGTATCAGCTACTTCAGCAACTGTGAATTCGAATGTGCTAGATCATAATCCTGCCACATCTGGAAGGAGATCCTCCCCAGGTTCGCCATTATCTTCCTCACCACGTTTTATAGAGGGGTCTGAACAACCTGTGATGTTGGATGTCTACTCACCAGATAGATTTGCTGGAGAATTGTTCTTCTTGGATACTTCACTTGCATTCACTGCTGAGGACTTATCTCGTGCTCCGGCAGAAGTACTTGGCAGAAGCAGCCATGGTACCCTGTACAAAGCTACTCTAGATAATGGACATATGTTGACTGTGAAGTGGTTACGGGTGGGACTGGTCAAGCATAAGAAAGAATTAGCTAGAGAAGTTAAAAGGATTGGCTCTATAAGGCATCCACACATTGTTCCATTACGAGCATATTATTGGGGGCCCAGAGAACAAGAGAGGCTTCTTTTAGCAGATTATGTGCGGGGAGATAGCTTAGCCCTACATCTTTATG GATAA